The Microplitis demolitor isolate Queensland-Clemson2020A chromosome 8, iyMicDemo2.1a, whole genome shotgun sequence genome has a segment encoding these proteins:
- the LOC128667276 gene encoding homeobox protein Hox-B3-like, giving the protein MSTFDFDFIFNEHNPSLEFQTYASSPESIRSAVSEESSFSPSPSSDEVQFANNPLENIVKVEEDLEETQGSNSKRRLRTTFSNDQLLYLEQLFAESKYLCRPKRIMTATKLGLQERQIKVWFQNRRMKQKKLEKENEDTNNGKISSFSANNDVKKRSNQLIATEDAKFRRMNTSAGFRSTVHHHHHHLPQNIDLNTELYDSYFSNTVNYQTAYSGSQQTGNINYTESCSYGNYNTNVYNNDNNCCYSTKNVINNNQNTCSYFSQPVDKYMNCNDYENYYATTKIGASDLNLYSIGENQTSEQNLSFSTKSELSFDSFDDINGFNF; this is encoded by the exons ATGTCTACTTTCGATTTcgactttatatttaatgaacacAATCCATCATTGGAGTTCCAAACTTACGCATCTTCACCAGAAAGTATACGATCAGCTGTCTCAGAAGAATCAAGTTTTTCTCCATCCCCCAGTTCTGATGAAGTCCAGTTTGCTAATAATCCACTGgaaaatattgtaaaagtGGAGGAAGATTTAGAAGAAACACAAg gTAGTAACTCAAAAAGAAGACTACGAACTACATTCTCCAACGATCAGCTTCTTTATTTGGAACAATTATTCGCCGAGAGCAAATACTTATGTCGTCCAAAAAGAATTATGACCGCAACTAAACTAGGACTCCAAGAAAGACAG ataAAAGTCTGGTTTCAAAATCGACGCATGAAGCAGAAGAAATTAGAGAAGGAAAATGAAGACACCAATAACGGAAAAATCAGTTCATTTTCCGCAAATAACGATGTAAAAAAGAGGAGTAATCAGTTGATCGCCACAGAAGATGCAAAGTTCAGAAGAATGAATACATCGGCTGGATTCAGGTCAACAgtacatcatcatcatcatcatctaccACAAAATATCGACTTGAACACCGAATTATATgatagttatttttcaaataccgTCAACTATCAAACTGCATACAGCGGGAGTCAGCAAACCGGAAATATTAACTACACCGAGAGCTGTAGTTATGGAAACTATAACACCAAcgtatataataatgataacaattgcTGCTACTCTACCAAGaacgtaattaataataaccaaAACACATGTAGTTATTTTTCACAACCTGTAGATAAATACATGAATTGTAATGACTATGAAAACTACTATGCCACTACTAAAATCGGTGCTAGTGATCTTAACTTATACTCAATCGGAGAAAATCAGACTTCAGAacaaaatttgagtttttctacaaaatctgAACTATCATTTGATTCATTCGACGATATCAAtggattcaatttttaa